The Terracoccus luteus genome includes a region encoding these proteins:
- a CDS encoding PepSY-associated TM helix domain-containing protein, with translation MSVVDDPSLPTTTAPDRAHRPSTRPSTVPRGTRPGRRADTRPSGLFRAFWRWHFYAAVVVVPVVLTLAVTGLVYLFRFQIEPMVHGDLMRVEHAPGQLLQPYETQLEQVEAANPGATVVSMTEPKTADESTRFTIETAEGATRDVFVDPYTVQVLGSLDPDSTISGTAVRIHADFMAGVVGDTVMELGVCWAIVMAITGYVMYFKGLKARRRQRAAGAPSANLRTTHARVGAVLGGGILLLVVSGLPWTGIWGAQTQKLATSAGTSFWSEDHGALSNPTSTLDESLPHSHHVVPWAQEKTPVPGSTLPADLTDGANDATVDTAVEVADREGLAHPLTIALPAEETGVYSAIGYAFDDPGQERTVHVDRFGGQVVSSYGYDQYPTLAKVVAQGISVHEGRRFGAVNMWLTTAFCIGVIVSCVTGPLMWWRRRHRGTGDVGAPRGRMPLATSPLLAVAVVALAVFLPVFGASLVVVLLLDRFVVSPNARLRRFVGSTART, from the coding sequence ATGTCCGTCGTGGACGACCCTTCCCTCCCGACCACCACGGCGCCCGACCGCGCCCACAGACCGTCGACCCGACCGTCGACCGTACCGCGAGGCACGCGACCCGGCCGCCGGGCCGACACCCGCCCGAGCGGCCTGTTCCGGGCGTTCTGGCGCTGGCACTTCTACGCCGCGGTCGTCGTCGTCCCCGTGGTGCTGACGCTCGCGGTCACCGGCCTCGTCTACCTCTTCCGCTTCCAGATCGAGCCGATGGTGCACGGCGACCTCATGCGCGTCGAGCACGCACCCGGCCAGCTGCTGCAGCCCTACGAGACCCAGCTCGAGCAGGTCGAGGCAGCGAACCCCGGCGCCACCGTCGTGTCGATGACGGAGCCGAAGACGGCCGACGAGTCGACCCGCTTCACGATCGAGACCGCCGAGGGTGCGACCCGGGACGTCTTCGTCGACCCCTACACGGTGCAGGTGCTCGGCTCGCTCGACCCCGACTCGACGATCAGCGGCACGGCCGTGCGCATCCACGCCGACTTCATGGCCGGGGTGGTGGGCGACACGGTGATGGAGCTCGGGGTGTGCTGGGCGATCGTCATGGCCATCACGGGCTACGTCATGTATTTCAAGGGGCTCAAGGCGCGGAGACGCCAGCGGGCGGCCGGCGCGCCGTCGGCGAACCTGCGCACCACCCACGCGCGGGTGGGCGCGGTGCTCGGGGGCGGCATCCTGCTGCTCGTCGTGTCGGGTCTGCCGTGGACCGGCATCTGGGGGGCGCAGACGCAGAAGCTCGCGACGAGCGCGGGCACGTCGTTCTGGAGCGAGGACCACGGCGCGCTGTCGAACCCGACGTCGACGCTCGACGAGTCGCTGCCCCACAGCCACCACGTCGTGCCGTGGGCGCAGGAGAAGACGCCGGTGCCGGGCTCGACGCTGCCGGCCGACCTCACCGACGGCGCGAACGACGCGACCGTCGACACGGCCGTCGAGGTCGCCGACCGCGAGGGCCTCGCGCACCCGCTCACGATCGCCCTGCCCGCCGAGGAGACCGGCGTCTACTCGGCGATCGGCTACGCCTTCGACGACCCGGGGCAGGAGCGCACCGTGCACGTCGACCGGTTCGGCGGCCAGGTCGTCAGCAGCTACGGCTACGACCAGTACCCGACCCTCGCCAAGGTCGTCGCCCAGGGCATCTCGGTGCACGAGGGACGCCGGTTCGGGGCCGTCAACATGTGGCTGACGACCGCGTTCTGCATCGGCGTCATCGTCTCGTGCGTCACCGGCCCCCTCATGTGGTGGCGCCGCCGGCACCGTGGCACCGGTGACGTCGGCGCACCCCGGGGCCGGATGCCGCTCGCCACCTCGCCGTTGCTCGCCGTGGCCGTCGTCGCGCTGGCCGTCTTCCTGCCGGTGTTCGGGGCCTCCCTCGTCGTCGTGCTGCTGCTCGACCGGTTCGTCGTCTCGCCCAACGCGCGCCTGCGCCGGTTCGTCGGCTCGACCGCCCGGACCTGA
- the tsaD gene encoding tRNA (adenosine(37)-N6)-threonylcarbamoyltransferase complex transferase subunit TsaD has translation MNEQPLVLGIESSCDETGVAVVRGHDLLSNVVSSSLDEHVRYGGVVPEVASRAHLEAMVPAVDRAVREAGVALRDLDAVAVTAGPGLASALMVGVGAAKALAVTLGTPLYGVNHLDAHIAVDVLEHGPLPEPTIALLVSGGHTSLALVRDITSDVSLLGETLDDAAGEAFDKIARLLGLPYPGGPMIDRAAADGDPTSLTWPRGLANARGGHRPYDFSFSGLKSAVARWVRERREAGLDVPVADVAASVQEAIADVLTSRAVQACRDLGVAHLQVGGGVAANSRVRALAEQRCATAGIELRVPRRGLCTDNGAMVAALGSELVRKGRPASDLWLGTDPSRPIGEVHVVPAPRERVTA, from the coding sequence GTGAACGAGCAACCGCTGGTGCTGGGCATCGAGTCGTCGTGCGACGAGACGGGGGTGGCGGTCGTGCGCGGCCACGACCTGCTCTCGAACGTCGTGTCGAGCAGCCTCGACGAGCACGTCCGCTACGGCGGGGTCGTGCCGGAGGTCGCGTCGCGCGCGCACCTCGAGGCGATGGTGCCCGCCGTCGACCGCGCCGTGCGCGAGGCGGGCGTGGCCCTGCGCGACCTCGACGCCGTCGCTGTCACCGCCGGCCCCGGTCTCGCCAGCGCGCTCATGGTCGGGGTCGGGGCGGCCAAGGCGCTGGCCGTCACCCTCGGCACGCCGCTCTACGGGGTCAACCACCTCGACGCCCACATCGCCGTCGACGTGCTCGAGCACGGCCCGCTGCCCGAGCCCACCATCGCCCTGCTCGTCTCCGGCGGTCACACGTCCCTCGCCCTCGTGCGCGACATCACGAGCGACGTGTCACTGCTCGGCGAGACGCTCGACGACGCCGCCGGCGAGGCGTTCGACAAGATCGCCCGCCTGCTCGGGCTGCCCTACCCGGGCGGTCCGATGATCGACCGCGCCGCGGCCGACGGCGACCCGACGTCGCTGACGTGGCCGCGCGGGCTCGCAAACGCCCGCGGTGGCCACCGGCCCTACGACTTCTCGTTCTCGGGCCTGAAGTCGGCCGTGGCCCGCTGGGTGCGCGAGCGCCGCGAGGCCGGTCTCGACGTCCCGGTCGCCGACGTCGCCGCGTCGGTGCAGGAGGCGATCGCCGACGTCCTCACCTCCCGCGCCGTGCAGGCCTGCCGCGACCTCGGCGTCGCCCACCTGCAGGTCGGCGGCGGCGTGGCCGCCAACAGCAGGGTGCGCGCCCTCGCCGAGCAACGCTGCGCCACGGCCGGCATCGAGCTGCGGGTCCCCCGCCGCGGGCTGTGCACCGACAACGGGGCCATGGTCGCCGCCCTCGGCAGCGAGCTCGTGCGCAAGGGACGCCCCGCCAGCGACCTGTGGCTCGGCACCGACCCGTCACGCCCCATCGGCGAGGTGCACGTCGTGCCGGCACCCCGCGAGCGTGTCACCGCCTGA
- a CDS encoding TetR/AcrR family transcriptional regulator — MGRRPQPQIRTRLLDACTDHALAHGLPDRLEPFVSATGTSARMLLYHFGTRDALLRAVLEQARERQLDLFTDVLRARPGEPYATTLFRAWRTISGADGQPYLRMFGRTPETPVHERWPGFARQATTDWLQPLSDGLATLERPGLATLVLAGIRGLLLDLAATGDRDRVDRAFADLVGLLDPPTERRSGGDTLAGCRHDVHLADGA, encoded by the coding sequence GTGGGACGACGACCGCAGCCACAGATCCGCACCCGGCTTCTCGACGCCTGCACCGACCACGCCCTCGCGCACGGCCTGCCCGACCGCCTCGAGCCGTTCGTCAGCGCGACCGGCACGTCGGCCCGGATGCTGCTCTACCACTTCGGCACGCGCGACGCCCTGTTGCGCGCCGTGCTGGAGCAGGCCCGAGAACGCCAGCTCGACCTCTTCACTGACGTGCTGCGGGCGCGGCCGGGGGAGCCGTACGCGACGACGCTCTTTCGCGCCTGGCGGACGATCTCCGGCGCCGACGGGCAGCCCTACCTCCGGATGTTCGGCCGCACGCCCGAGACCCCGGTGCACGAGCGGTGGCCGGGGTTCGCCCGGCAGGCCACGACCGACTGGCTGCAGCCGCTGTCCGATGGGCTGGCCACGCTGGAACGGCCGGGGCTCGCGACACTCGTGCTGGCCGGCATCCGAGGGCTGCTGCTCGACCTCGCGGCGACGGGGGACCGCGACCGTGTCGACCGCGCCTTCGCCGACCTCGTCGGGCTGCTCGACCCGCCCACCGAGCGGCGGTCAGGCGGTGACACGCTCGCGGGGTGCCGGCACGACGTGCACCTCGCCGATGGGGCGTGA
- a CDS encoding alpha/beta fold hydrolase, with amino-acid sequence MHGARVRDGRWWWHRTAALLDEHGIQSVAVPLPSCGETGESPGADGPGLVEDAAALASVLNGGAGDEPTVVVAHSYGGIVVAQAAATVDPSRSAVRHLVLVSSYLPTVGQSLGDFGGEAPAPFLHLDLVGGTFGVVPDLLASTFLQDCDDDVRGAAPGRLARQSLHVVTTPVASAPWPDVPTTYVVCADDRGTPAAAQREFARRADRIAEVEAGHHPFLSQPEVVRDLLLGLDTATAS; translated from the coding sequence GTGCACGGGGCACGCGTGCGGGACGGTCGGTGGTGGTGGCACCGGACGGCCGCGCTGCTGGACGAGCACGGGATCCAGAGCGTGGCGGTCCCCCTACCGAGCTGCGGCGAGACGGGCGAGTCCCCAGGGGCGGACGGCCCCGGGCTCGTCGAGGACGCCGCCGCCCTCGCGTCGGTGCTGAACGGCGGCGCGGGGGACGAGCCCACGGTCGTCGTGGCGCACAGCTACGGCGGCATCGTCGTGGCGCAGGCCGCCGCGACCGTCGACCCGTCGCGGAGCGCGGTGCGCCACCTCGTCCTCGTCTCGAGCTACCTCCCGACGGTCGGCCAGAGCCTGGGCGACTTCGGGGGCGAGGCGCCGGCGCCGTTCCTGCACCTCGACCTGGTCGGCGGGACGTTCGGGGTGGTTCCGGACCTGCTCGCGTCGACCTTCCTGCAGGACTGCGACGACGACGTGAGGGGCGCCGCGCCCGGCCGGCTGGCCCGGCAGAGCCTGCACGTCGTCACGACGCCGGTCGCGTCGGCGCCGTGGCCGGACGTGCCCACCACTTACGTCGTCTGCGCCGACGACCGGGGCACCCCGGCAGCCGCGCAGCGCGAGTTCGCACGACGGGCCGACCGCATCGCCGAGGTGGAGGCCGGCCACCACCCCTTCCTGTCGCAGCCCGAGGTGGTGCGTGACCTCCTTCTCGGGCTTGACACCGCGACGGCGTCCTGA
- a CDS encoding cation transporter — translation MALAAGSVALLADSVDFLEDTAINLLIALALGWSLRRRAVVGRLMVLVLLVPAVAAGWAAVQRFGDPRPPEVAPVVLASLGAIVVNGASALLLTGIRRHGGSLTAAAFLSARNDVVVNVAVIVMGVVTAATGSGWPDLVLGAAIIALGLHAAWEVWEASEDERLAARALAGETID, via the coding sequence GTGGCGCTCGCGGCCGGCTCGGTGGCCCTGCTCGCCGACTCCGTCGACTTCCTCGAGGACACCGCGATCAACCTGCTCATCGCGCTCGCGCTCGGGTGGTCGCTGCGCCGACGGGCGGTCGTGGGCCGGCTCATGGTGCTCGTCCTGCTCGTGCCGGCGGTGGCCGCCGGGTGGGCGGCGGTACAGCGCTTCGGCGACCCGCGCCCGCCGGAGGTCGCCCCGGTCGTCCTCGCCTCGCTCGGCGCCATCGTCGTCAACGGTGCCAGCGCACTGCTGCTCACCGGCATCCGGCGTCATGGCGGCTCGCTCACGGCGGCCGCCTTCCTGTCCGCACGCAACGACGTCGTCGTCAACGTCGCGGTGATCGTCATGGGTGTCGTCACCGCCGCCACGGGCTCCGGGTGGCCCGACCTCGTGCTCGGCGCCGCCATCATCGCCCTCGGGCTGCACGCGGCGTGGGAGGTCTGGGAGGCGAGCGAGGACGAGCGCCTCGCCGCGCGCGCCCTCGCCGGGGAGACGATCGACTGA
- a CDS encoding NUDIX hydrolase — MSAQPAPDPAPGRRLPSVEERSAGGIVVDIQGGRALIAVIARRNRAGRVEWCLPKGHVEPGETLVETAAREVAEETGIEGRVLIELGTIDYWFATSTKRVHKFVHHYLLEATGGELSIENDPDHEAIDVAWMALDEVHRRLTFPNERRIAQAAWNRLAGTA; from the coding sequence GTGAGTGCGCAGCCGGCCCCCGACCCCGCCCCGGGTCGCCGCCTGCCCTCGGTCGAGGAGCGTTCTGCCGGCGGCATCGTCGTCGACATCCAGGGCGGCCGGGCCCTCATCGCCGTCATCGCCCGACGCAACCGGGCCGGTCGGGTCGAGTGGTGCCTGCCCAAGGGCCACGTCGAACCGGGCGAGACGCTCGTCGAGACCGCCGCCCGCGAGGTGGCCGAGGAGACGGGCATCGAGGGGCGCGTCCTCATCGAGCTCGGCACCATCGACTACTGGTTCGCGACCTCGACGAAGCGGGTGCACAAGTTCGTGCATCACTACCTGCTCGAGGCCACCGGCGGCGAGCTCTCGATCGAGAACGACCCCGACCACGAGGCCATCGACGTCGCGTGGATGGCGCTCGACGAGGTGCACCGCCGCCTCACCTTCCCGAACGAGCGCCGCATCGCGCAGGCGGCGTGGAACCGGTTGGCGGGCACGGCGTGA
- a CDS encoding DUF6049 family protein, with amino-acid sequence MRALAAGAVVAATVGLTAVVPAVGAPATARAVTSATPATLTPSLTPAATPDPTRAVVTLRTVTPAVVAPGDTVTVAGTVTAPSSGPLTGATVRVVVDRQRLDERAQVATWAASTDPSDGRTVGTVDIADVPASGRTTFTLTMDAGAVRSDRVFAALPVSVEVVQEGASTPVGVTHSFFSWHVRKEYDRLQVATAVPLTLDPDVDLYSGDPTTRDAAWTEVIGPTSRVQRIVDGTKGAQATLAVDPSLFGPETPPAIGTPSGSPSGTSTTPTPSTSAPSAPSTPPPSGATSPPASAAPTGTSTGTATGGADGGEGARSRTEAALTSALAGSLRGRELWALPYADADMAATVDSDDTNGLVRDLVDRARIVSDTVGQPVRDDVVWPVDGLLPPGREAALRTLLSGTAVGRAAGVVVDERAVTSDSTPTPSARRVASGGTRLLAYDPVLSSLLPTRADAGSALPVQRYLAETLVLLGERPGTTRSVFVTAPRTYDPDPATLSAFLAAVSSAPWVDPVDPAALLEDSGGDQASAAETPVQPVASAAPKPTLSAGRLANLAAQRSRLQDVAAVLADGQAFERTYREVLDELASTRWRWQPDSWDVLSNTVARETTAATSAITVADQSVNFLAEQGSLQVTVENGLPFAVAGVRLVLAPTNPRMQVVEQPGAITVAPGSKRTVRVPVVAVAAGRADIRAYLTTEDGTPIGSPAVISVSANPLDGRIYWVGGAVVALVLVAGVGRALLRGTSRIDEIADEAGPTPPTGPTGG; translated from the coding sequence GTGCGTGCCCTCGCGGCCGGTGCCGTGGTCGCCGCGACCGTCGGCCTGACCGCCGTCGTGCCCGCGGTGGGAGCGCCGGCGACCGCCCGGGCCGTCACGAGCGCCACGCCGGCCACCCTCACGCCCTCCCTCACGCCCGCCGCGACCCCCGACCCGACCCGCGCCGTCGTCACGCTGCGGACCGTCACGCCCGCCGTCGTCGCGCCGGGCGACACCGTGACCGTCGCCGGGACCGTCACCGCCCCGAGCAGCGGACCCCTCACCGGGGCCACCGTCCGTGTCGTCGTCGACCGGCAGCGCCTCGACGAGCGGGCGCAGGTCGCCACCTGGGCGGCGAGCACCGACCCCTCCGACGGCCGTACCGTCGGCACGGTCGACATCGCCGACGTCCCCGCCTCGGGCCGGACCACCTTCACCCTCACGATGGATGCCGGGGCCGTCCGGAGCGACCGCGTGTTCGCCGCGCTGCCGGTGTCGGTCGAGGTCGTGCAGGAGGGCGCGAGCACCCCGGTCGGCGTCACCCACTCCTTCTTCTCCTGGCACGTGCGCAAGGAGTACGACCGGCTGCAGGTCGCGACCGCGGTCCCACTCACCCTCGACCCCGACGTCGACCTGTACTCCGGCGACCCGACGACCCGCGACGCGGCGTGGACCGAGGTCATCGGCCCGACCTCGCGCGTGCAGCGCATCGTCGACGGGACCAAGGGGGCGCAGGCGACCCTCGCCGTCGACCCCTCCCTCTTCGGCCCGGAGACCCCGCCCGCCATCGGGACCCCGTCCGGCAGCCCGTCAGGCACCTCCACGACACCCACCCCTTCCACGTCGGCCCCGTCGGCCCCGTCGACACCGCCGCCGTCCGGCGCGACGAGCCCACCGGCATCCGCAGCGCCGACCGGCACCTCCACCGGCACCGCGACCGGCGGCGCCGACGGTGGCGAGGGGGCCCGTTCACGCACCGAGGCGGCGCTCACGTCGGCGCTCGCCGGCAGCCTGCGCGGGCGCGAGCTCTGGGCACTGCCCTACGCCGACGCCGACATGGCCGCGACCGTCGACTCCGACGACACCAACGGGCTCGTGCGCGACCTCGTCGACCGGGCCCGCATCGTCTCCGACACCGTGGGGCAGCCCGTGCGCGACGACGTCGTGTGGCCCGTCGACGGGCTGCTGCCCCCGGGGCGCGAGGCGGCGCTGCGCACCCTGCTGTCGGGGACGGCCGTCGGCCGGGCGGCCGGGGTCGTCGTCGACGAGCGTGCCGTCACCTCCGACAGCACCCCGACACCGTCGGCGCGGCGGGTGGCGTCCGGCGGCACGCGACTGCTCGCGTACGACCCCGTCCTGTCGTCGCTGCTGCCGACGCGCGCCGACGCTGGGTCGGCCCTGCCCGTGCAGCGCTACCTCGCCGAGACGCTCGTGCTGCTCGGGGAGCGCCCCGGCACCACCCGGTCGGTGTTCGTCACCGCCCCGCGCACCTACGACCCGGACCCCGCCACGCTGAGCGCGTTCCTCGCCGCCGTCTCGAGCGCGCCGTGGGTCGACCCGGTCGACCCGGCCGCCCTGCTCGAGGACTCCGGGGGCGACCAGGCGTCGGCCGCCGAGACGCCCGTGCAGCCGGTGGCCTCGGCCGCCCCCAAGCCCACGCTCTCGGCCGGTCGCCTCGCCAACCTCGCCGCCCAGCGCTCCCGGCTGCAGGACGTCGCCGCCGTGCTCGCCGACGGGCAGGCCTTCGAGCGCACCTACCGCGAGGTGCTCGACGAGCTGGCCAGCACCCGCTGGCGGTGGCAGCCCGACTCGTGGGACGTGCTGAGCAACACCGTGGCCCGCGAGACGACGGCCGCCACGAGCGCCATCACGGTCGCCGACCAGAGCGTCAACTTCCTCGCCGAGCAGGGCAGCCTCCAGGTCACGGTCGAGAACGGCCTGCCCTTCGCGGTCGCCGGCGTGCGGCTCGTGCTCGCGCCGACCAACCCCCGCATGCAGGTCGTCGAGCAGCCCGGCGCCATCACCGTCGCCCCGGGCTCGAAGCGGACCGTGCGGGTGCCGGTCGTCGCCGTCGCCGCCGGCCGCGCCGACATCCGCGCCTACCTCACGACCGAGGACGGCACCCCGATCGGCTCCCCGGCCGTCATCTCGGTGTCGGCCAACCCCTTGGACGGCCGCATCTACTGGGTCGGCGGCGCCGTAGTAGCCCTCGTGCTCGTCGCCGGCGTCGGGCGCGCCCTGCTGCGCGGCACCTCCCGCATCGACGAGATCGCCGACGAGGCGGGCCCCACCCCGCCGACCGGCCCGACCGGAGGGTGA
- a CDS encoding protein kinase family protein yields the protein MQGVGPGSTLGGRYAVTQRIAVGTHHERWRADDRTLDREVVLVCFTTGTSVAAGALDAARRAAGIEDQRLTRVLDVGADGDVSFIVEEPLTDAATLGELLDSGGLPAEEVRRLVGETSSALDKARHRGLHHLALTPDSVLRMPDGAVKVRGLATDAALVGVDDASDAEASRRDALGLVKLVYAGLTARWPVARGERAALAYDRLEGAPSMVGGPAAPSEIVVGVPNDLDLICRMTLRDDRGPVSPGDLAVQIAPWPSRPPAGDGAGGLQTSASPRSGSRRPAGDRAGRAGAAGVGGAAGAAGVAGAAAAGTSDRSSSGDRGDGTRELEPITAEHGVDVAPGAVAVGEGAGPAPTDDDATRDDGIRAGSDGNESTNGTDVHGVDEVDTRSRTGGIAAAGAAAAGAAGAIGDRVGSFARAAAERAQARAAERRASHAERDGGRTDDPDDDGYDDDISFEQALDEAPQTEIDPPLPVFHNDAPERPSQAGSRIALAVIGALVVVGGVIGVQNVLKIGQSDAAAPTPVPTVTSTRPTAPAPSSSAAPTTTTPAAASEVEIAGGTGFDPQDDGTEADQNVGRVYDGDDSTGWRSRWYGTDDYNGNKDGVGVALDLGSSVTVTEVTLDLPATQDVTVYVNTKESLDGAQEVGSVKDDDGTVKLTAPSGLKPGDVLLVWVTKPGLTAGEAPNHYRAQINEVTVRGT from the coding sequence GTGCAGGGGGTCGGGCCCGGTTCCACGCTCGGCGGACGGTACGCCGTCACGCAGCGCATCGCCGTGGGGACGCACCACGAGCGGTGGCGTGCCGACGACCGCACCCTCGACCGCGAGGTCGTGCTCGTCTGCTTCACCACCGGCACGTCGGTCGCCGCGGGCGCGCTCGACGCCGCCCGCCGTGCCGCCGGCATCGAGGACCAGCGCCTCACCCGGGTGCTCGACGTCGGCGCCGACGGTGACGTCTCGTTCATCGTCGAGGAGCCCCTCACCGACGCCGCCACGCTCGGCGAGCTGCTCGACTCCGGCGGCCTGCCCGCCGAGGAGGTGCGCCGCCTCGTCGGTGAGACCTCGAGCGCGCTCGACAAGGCCCGCCACCGCGGCCTGCACCACCTGGCCCTCACCCCCGACAGCGTGCTGCGGATGCCGGACGGCGCGGTCAAGGTGCGCGGGCTCGCCACCGACGCCGCCCTCGTCGGCGTCGACGACGCCAGCGACGCCGAGGCCTCCCGGCGCGACGCGCTCGGGCTGGTCAAGCTCGTCTACGCCGGCCTCACCGCGCGCTGGCCCGTGGCCCGCGGCGAGCGCGCCGCCCTCGCCTACGACCGGCTCGAGGGTGCCCCCTCGATGGTGGGCGGCCCCGCCGCCCCGTCGGAGATCGTCGTCGGCGTCCCGAACGACCTCGACCTCATCTGCCGGATGACCCTGCGCGACGACCGTGGCCCGGTCTCGCCCGGTGACCTCGCCGTGCAGATCGCCCCGTGGCCGTCGCGGCCGCCGGCCGGTGACGGAGCCGGGGGCCTGCAGACCTCGGCTTCGCCGCGGTCCGGCAGCCGACGGCCCGCGGGCGACCGCGCCGGTCGGGCCGGTGCCGCTGGAGTCGGTGGTGCCGCCGGTGCGGCCGGGGTCGCCGGTGCCGCCGCTGCGGGCACCTCCGACCGCTCGTCCTCCGGCGACCGGGGCGACGGCACCCGGGAGCTGGAGCCCATCACGGCCGAGCACGGTGTCGACGTCGCCCCCGGCGCCGTCGCCGTCGGCGAGGGAGCCGGCCCCGCCCCCACCGACGACGACGCGACCCGCGACGACGGCATCCGGGCTGGTTCGGACGGCAACGAGAGCACCAATGGCACAGACGTGCACGGGGTCGACGAGGTCGACACGCGCTCGCGCACGGGGGGCATCGCGGCCGCCGGGGCCGCCGCGGCCGGGGCGGCGGGAGCCATCGGCGACCGGGTCGGCTCCTTCGCGCGTGCGGCGGCCGAGCGGGCCCAGGCCCGGGCGGCCGAGCGACGCGCGTCGCACGCCGAGCGTGACGGCGGCCGTACCGACGACCCCGACGACGACGGCTACGACGACGACATCTCGTTCGAGCAGGCGCTCGACGAGGCTCCGCAGACGGAGATCGACCCGCCGCTGCCCGTGTTCCACAACGACGCCCCCGAACGGCCGTCGCAGGCCGGCTCGCGCATCGCCCTCGCGGTCATCGGCGCGCTCGTCGTCGTCGGCGGCGTCATCGGCGTGCAGAACGTGCTCAAGATCGGCCAGAGCGACGCGGCCGCACCCACCCCGGTGCCGACCGTGACCTCGACCCGGCCGACGGCCCCGGCCCCTAGCTCGTCGGCGGCGCCGACCACGACGACGCCCGCGGCGGCCAGCGAGGTCGAGATCGCCGGCGGCACCGGCTTCGACCCGCAGGACGACGGCACCGAGGCCGACCAGAACGTGGGGCGCGTCTACGACGGCGACGACAGCACCGGCTGGCGCTCGCGCTGGTACGGCACCGACGACTACAACGGCAACAAGGACGGCGTCGGTGTCGCCCTCGACCTCGGGTCGTCGGTCACCGTCACCGAGGTCACCCTCGACCTGCCCGCCACGCAGGACGTCACGGTGTACGTCAACACGAAGGAGTCGCTCGACGGCGCGCAGGAGGTCGGGTCGGTCAAGGACGACGACGGCACCGTGAAGCTGACCGCACCGTCGGGGCTCAAGCCGGGCGACGTGCTGCTCGTGTGGGTGACCAAGCCGGGCCTGACCGCCGGCGAGGCGCCGAACCACTACCGGGCCCAGATCAACGAAGTGACGGTGCGCGGAACGTGA
- the sigM gene encoding RNA polymerase sigma factor SigM, protein MTAQGHGATGTALRLAELSDAELLQLHVDGDDTAFGELFRRHKDRMWAVALRTCRDPELAADAVQDGFIAAFRRASSFRGEAAVTTWLHRIVVNACLDRLRRRKPTSELPEFELADRHDDHASTEVRLDIQEALAALPDGQRAALVLVDMHAVPVAEAAVILGVAEGTVKSRCSRGRAAIAAHLGLTPGRRPPAEPD, encoded by the coding sequence GTGACCGCGCAGGGCCACGGCGCGACGGGGACGGCGCTGCGGCTGGCCGAGCTGAGCGACGCCGAGCTGCTCCAGCTGCACGTCGACGGCGACGACACCGCGTTCGGCGAGCTGTTCCGGCGGCACAAGGACCGGATGTGGGCGGTCGCCCTGCGCACGTGCCGCGACCCCGAGCTCGCCGCCGACGCCGTGCAGGACGGCTTCATCGCCGCGTTTCGCCGGGCGTCGTCGTTCCGGGGCGAGGCGGCCGTGACGACGTGGCTGCACCGCATCGTCGTCAACGCCTGCCTCGACCGGCTGCGCCGCCGCAAGCCGACGAGCGAGCTGCCGGAGTTCGAGCTGGCCGACCGCCACGACGACCACGCCTCGACCGAGGTGCGCCTCGACATCCAGGAGGCGCTGGCCGCGCTGCCCGACGGCCAGCGCGCGGCCCTCGTGCTCGTCGACATGCATGCCGTGCCCGTCGCCGAGGCCGCGGTGATCCTCGGCGTCGCGGAGGGGACGGTGAAGTCGCGCTGCTCGCGCGGTCGGGCCGCCATCGCCGCCCACCTGGGCCTGACCCCCGGCCGCCGCCCGCCCGCCGAACCCGACTGA